The genomic stretch ACTTCCCAGCTCAGCAGCAGCCCCCAGAGCTGTGGCCACAGCCAGAGCCCCCGGACTATCCACTGCCACTGTCACAGCTTTCAGAGCTCTGGCGATGGCACCGGTGGGATCTGTGGTGCCTGTGGTGGCTCAGGCAGCAGCTGCCCTCGGAGCTGTGGCCACAGCCAGAAGAGACGGGAGGCAAACACTGTGCTGGACT from Choloepus didactylus isolate mChoDid1 chromosome 2, mChoDid1.pri, whole genome shotgun sequence encodes the following:
- the LOC119517598 gene encoding late cornified envelope protein 3C-like, coding for MSCQQNQQQCQPPPKCPSPKCPPNSPAQCLPPVSSGCGHSSEGSCCLSHHRHHRSHRCHRQSSESCDSGSG